One Terriglobales bacterium DNA segment encodes these proteins:
- a CDS encoding YbaB/EbfC family nucleoid-associated protein yields the protein MGGFNPKQLQEMMSQARQKYEELQHKLASTVVEASAGGGSVSVKMNGQKQVLSVVIDPEIVKSGDVEMLQDLVTAAVNAAVRKVDEQLQSSMGSMLGGLNIPGL from the coding sequence ATGGGCGGTTTTAACCCCAAGCAACTACAGGAAATGATGTCGCAGGCGCGACAGAAATACGAAGAATTGCAGCATAAGTTGGCTTCCACGGTGGTCGAAGCCTCTGCCGGTGGCGGCTCCGTGAGCGTCAAGATGAACGGCCAGAAACAGGTCCTAAGCGTCGTCATCGACCCGGAGATCGTAAAGTCCGGCGACGTCGAAATGCTTCAGGACCTTGTCACCGCTGCTGTCAACGCCGCAGTCCGCAAGGTCGACGAGCAACTGCAGTCATCCATGGGATCGATGCTCGGCGGACTCAACATCCCGGGCCTGTAG
- the dnaX gene encoding DNA polymerase III subunit gamma/tau — protein MSYQVLARKYRPQKFSDVIGQDHVTRTLKNAIEQQRIAHGYIFSGHRGIGKTTIARILAMALNCRSTDHPVPEPCGVCDSCVEIRQGNSVDVIEIDAATNRGIDEVRELREAARYRPARDRFKIWILDEAHQITDAAFNALLKTLEEPPGHVIFMMATTEPEDIPQTIRSRCQHFSFHAVRFDEIVKQLRSIAEAEKIEADDNALALLAEAGDGSMRDALSIMDQAIATTTARLTADDVRGLVGAVSSDILEEMMEAVERNSSEEVLTLVDRLMVEGHNPTHFARQMVRFLRNSIVAKVAGKGTSLLQISQDESDRVSRVAEKFSEEDLTRFLQIMLRTHSELGYKHEQRFHLELGLLKLVHAQRLLSLEQILSNEPLPKSAPTSSPSRPAPAPARSAEPAAAPPRRPSPFESDVARRKGEPPRGSMSTAPSIEGTSAIAVAPAPDPVPQPQAQLGEVSLPKIQTATLTAMEKAGQKIIAHWLELGEWKIEGSEVIIAVAAKQPMIDAALKGEAQRVLNQSATEAVGQNVRIKVVAGANGNGNGAAIAKPIMSDGSDARSRAMKDPIVQKMKEKFGAEIRTVVDQRNKR, from the coding sequence ATGAGCTACCAGGTCCTCGCCCGTAAATACCGACCCCAGAAGTTCTCCGACGTCATCGGACAGGACCACGTAACCCGCACGCTCAAGAACGCCATCGAACAGCAGCGCATCGCCCACGGCTATATCTTCAGCGGGCACCGCGGCATCGGCAAAACCACCATCGCCCGCATCCTGGCAATGGCCCTGAATTGCCGCTCTACCGATCATCCCGTCCCGGAGCCCTGCGGTGTTTGCGATTCCTGCGTCGAAATTCGCCAGGGCAATTCCGTGGACGTAATCGAAATCGACGCCGCCACCAACCGCGGCATCGACGAGGTCCGCGAGCTCCGTGAAGCCGCCCGATATCGTCCGGCGCGCGATCGCTTCAAGATCTGGATCCTCGACGAAGCCCACCAGATCACGGACGCCGCCTTCAACGCCCTGCTCAAGACGCTTGAGGAACCGCCCGGTCACGTCATTTTCATGATGGCCACCACCGAGCCCGAAGACATTCCGCAGACGATCCGCTCGCGGTGCCAGCATTTCTCGTTTCACGCCGTGCGCTTCGACGAAATCGTCAAGCAGCTCCGCTCAATCGCTGAAGCCGAAAAGATCGAGGCCGACGACAACGCTCTCGCGCTGCTTGCCGAAGCCGGTGACGGCTCCATGCGCGACGCCCTTTCCATCATGGACCAGGCTATCGCCACCACCACGGCTCGGCTTACCGCCGACGACGTCCGCGGGCTCGTGGGAGCCGTTTCCTCCGACATCCTCGAAGAGATGATGGAAGCGGTCGAGCGCAACTCGAGCGAGGAAGTACTGACGCTCGTGGATCGCCTCATGGTCGAAGGCCACAACCCGACGCACTTCGCGCGCCAGATGGTCCGATTCCTGCGCAACTCGATCGTCGCCAAGGTCGCGGGCAAGGGCACTTCCCTTTTGCAGATCTCGCAGGACGAATCCGACCGTGTCTCGCGCGTCGCTGAAAAGTTCAGCGAAGAAGACCTCACGCGCTTCCTGCAAATCATGCTCCGCACGCACAGCGAACTCGGCTATAAGCACGAACAGCGTTTCCACCTCGAACTCGGTCTCCTGAAGTTGGTTCACGCGCAACGGCTGCTGTCGCTGGAGCAGATTCTAAGCAACGAGCCGCTCCCTAAGTCGGCTCCGACTTCTTCGCCCAGCCGACCCGCACCTGCACCGGCCCGTAGTGCGGAACCTGCTGCTGCACCGCCTCGACGACCTTCGCCTTTTGAGAGCGACGTCGCCCGCCGAAAGGGTGAGCCACCCCGCGGCAGTATGAGCACCGCGCCTTCCATCGAAGGCACCAGCGCGATCGCCGTTGCCCCTGCTCCCGATCCGGTTCCCCAGCCGCAGGCGCAGCTCGGCGAGGTATCGCTACCGAAGATCCAAACCGCCACTCTCACCGCTATGGAGAAGGCCGGCCAGAAGATCATCGCCCACTGGCTCGAACTGGGAGAGTGGAAGATCGAAGGCTCCGAAGTCATCATTGCTGTCGCCGCCAAGCAGCCGATGATTGACGCTGCCCTCAAGGGAGAAGCCCAACGTGTGCTGAATCAGTCCGCGACTGAAGCGGTTGGGCAAAACGTTCGCATCAAGGTGGTTGCCGGAGCCAATGGCAACGGTAATGGCGCTGCCATCGCAAAACCGATCATGTCCGATGGGTCCGACGCCCGTTCGCGCGCGATGAAAGATCCGATCGTGCAGAAGATGAAAGAGAAGTTCGGCGCAGAGATTCGTACTGTCGTAGATCAGCGCAACAAGCGCTAA